The window GTAGAGAACGTGATTCCTACACGAGCAATGACTGCTCTCATGGACAATGGAGTCAAGTAggttcttcttctttctgtgatatTCTTGACCTTCTAGTGTGTGGGTGAGGGAAGGGATGACAGAGAGAACAGGAATGGTGGAAGGGAAGGGCCCTGTATCCTGCATCTCCTGTGGACTCAGTGACTTGATTCTCTGATCaacctcatttctcctttctgagaAATAAGGAGGGTACTTGCtggggcatggagcacatcagGGAGAATGTGCtgggtgtggcacagcctgcacagcagatgcagctcctgccaaaagGAGTCTTGTGTGACTGTCCTGGCCTTAGAGCTGTGTTTTCTATTCAAACTGATGTTTCATGTTAGCCCTGAGATGATGAAGCACTTTCCAGGCACCCTCACTGGCTGAGTGCCATGTGACAGCTGAAGCAAATGCTGCCTGAAGTGTTGGTGCTGGGCCTGATAGTTCCCAAGAGACAGTCTCTAGAATAGGACAAGCTGTCTGAACTGACTGCCACCCTTTCCTCAGCTTTGGAATATGGTAAAGCACTCAGACGTATCCCTTGCCAAGCTTTACAAAAGaaacaggctgcattgctgggTGTTCCTCAACTTCACGGCCCACGGCgtgttttctctgcatttgtgttttcccaggggtctgcagatttggggatgaatgggtggaaagagcctcatcctgctgcagctctgggtagTGGGTGCCCTCTGATGGGTCAGCACGAATTGTccttaatttctaaataattcaTATGTAACCTATTACTTTAATCTTTCTCCGAGTAAACTTTGGGAAAGAAATTGAGCATCCAATAGTGCAGGGAGACTGAATGCTTCCCTTTTCCATGCAGACAGCCCATCTGTACAATGCTAACTTTGTGTTTATCTGAGGACAGAACCTTCTACAtgtgtctgcagctgcagggagaagccaggctccttcccccagcaaggacagggagcaggctgtggccaaggcctgtgctgctgctgctccttctccctgtgtcccagggtttgctctctccttcccaggagccgcTACGTCCCGGCACGGAAGTGTACGGCCGAACTCCTCCTGTCCTTGATGGAGAAAATGGGAGTCACGAAGCTGGCAggcacacccagggctgagaggctggcacaggtggcagggaCACTCGCTCAGGACAGTCACAAGGACACGAGGTAATGATCTTCTTTCACCTCCTAAAACAGGAAAACCattttgtgtttggctttaaactaaaaccagaaagagtggaaactcaAGGCAATAATAAGTGACCTCACAGTGTGGCTAAGGggcatagaatcatggaatatgcAGAGTTGGAGGGGAGCCATGtagatcatccagtccagctcccgGCCATGTGCAGGACAGCCCAAGAGTCACTCCacgtgcctgagagcattgtccaaacgcttcttgagctctgtcaggcttggtgctgtgaccactgctctgggttgtctggggaaatgactgtaCTGGGTAACCTGAGGTTGGCAGCAAGGAGCATTGCCAGCTCCCTGTGACTTGCGAGATTCTTTACTGAGATTACAAGAGCTCTGATTagccagtccaacagttttGTTTAGCCTTAGGCGCACAAGAGAAAGCCAAGTGTAGGCTAATGTTCATcactgaaggatcccaaacatctgtttctcattaacttaagacttccctagaaatattttagaggtCTTTAGCCAATGTATTCAGTCTTTCTAAACctcttctgcagatttctagagTGCTATTATCTGTGGCTCAgtgacctccaaatttcttcttgaagaaaattgtggtttcctagtggcaaaatcaccccaagccaccaaaatccccttcctttgatgatgaaattcccattaatagctgccaagaACACCAGAGCAACTGGCTGCCCATGTGTATACagatagtatagaataatcaaaagcaaggatgaggtgttttgtcctggcttccctgccagttaaaggaaggaaaatgtatgtgcaagggcagcagaacactgctaataggctctgacaacaaagcagatgtgtttcCCTTGTTGCCTGGGGTCCTTTGATCCCACAGAAGCACACCCTCAGTTTCAGAGAGAAATGATATTTTTCTGTTGGcccacattctcctcttgcctcttgtgttcagctgacagcactgtgcagtgtcaagtgaggtaaatctccctctttgctgagtcTAGGTAACGCCTTCTCATGCAAACATTGCACCAGATGAGTTTAAGGCATCAGCCTCTTCTGTTAACACTCTTCCtttgttcacttttcttttgtttccttccttccttccttaggcattatggacaggagatggtgaagatgttgcttagtaatcaaaaatttaaaaagcttttggaaCAATCTCTTTCCACGCATGACCTGGAAGATATCCTGAAgagaattaagaagaaagtaagtgcttggCAGTACaaatgtctcctttgtgcaagtattgccactgctAATAGGAGATCAAATATACCCAATGTGTCTGTATCTCATTCCTCTTTTGCTGAAtcattttattcctgaaaatgagctgttaatcctcagcCTGTTCTTCTGCAGACCACACAGGAACTGTATTCTTAGGGGAAAAGTAGGGTTTTGAATACTTTGAATATGGgtcacaaagaggaaagggagagaggagaaaatgggtttacATTCATGTTTAAGCCCCCACAGCACTCTCCCTACCCTGCCCtcagtaaagcaattaagtgaCAATAGTGCTTCTGAACATAACAGAGTCTTTGCAAAAGAGACTCTAAGTCTCTTAGTACTAccaagaaaatttccaaatatacaAAAGATGTCCAAGTCAATCCTAAATACTACAATTATTTTAGGActactgccctgctgtcaagccctgtggagctggaagaagcttggtaaattcagcagcatccagtggaAAATCATTTTTTTGATTGGGAgggattttattctttttatctaCATTACAGAAGGGAGTTTTTCTttgtgcaggggcagggagagtaagtgttgaaccaaatcaacttccaacacaatgggccaacccccaaagagtccaattttttctgctgcttcctttaagaCCACTCATTGCCTACCAGTTTGCATAATTCCCATTTATGGTCAAAACTcataaatttgggattttagacagCAGCTCAGTCTGGTAGCACCCATAACCTGCCTTGGGCTACCAAAAACAAAGAGCTGGCATCACTGAATCTctggtctgtttatttctgtaagttaggaaatgtttccctaggCCTTGGTAGCAGTGATCCTGGTTCTAACTGGTGTTTTAAAGAGGGAATTTCCTAGTTCTATTCtaaagattgatggggtttctctgtgtctctgtaggggatggaaaaccagaaggctgAACGCCCACCTGTGCAGGAGccggtgaagaagaggaatGAAGGCTCCAAGGAGCCCCAGGCCACATCACCTCCTAGCAAACGGTACTGAGCACTTTTGCCAGATGTGACAAAGCCCATGACATGCTTCACATGCCTCTTCCTCAGGCACATCTTTCTGATGGAGATGACCAGTGTCAaagattgtttcctttccctacaaatgctctaggataaaaaatatctatttctgcattgtgttgaacacagcttctctggagggCTTTCCACAAATACTGGGCGACAAAAAGTCACCCATTGCTTGCAGTTCAGAtgatccagtgcagtggcaagggcagggctgtggaggctAGGAGAGGGCCAAGTCTGTGCTGCCTGACTTGAGACAAGTAAATTCaaccagggtttttttcatccaaGTGGAGTCCTTTTTAGATGGGTGTTTTAATGAGAAGTCCCAGTCTAGAGGCAGGATGCCATTCCTCAAACAAGCAGTTCCCTTCCATGAGGTTTGGTCTAGCTGATTGTTGGTTTTGTTACCCTCAAACAGCAGTACCAAGTTTGAGTAGTAAGGAGCAAGACAATTCCTAAGCCATTTTGGTCAACAGGTATCTCAAGGTGGACTTTTTGTCTTGTGATTCCTGCCCTTCCTACAGTTTGCTTGATGGACAGcgtgtttggtttatttccccctgtgctgcaatcagcatttaagacaggaatttggtccttgctgtctcgtcatgccagtggcagagctacTTGTACTGTTTTCCTCTGACAACAGAGggggatttatttagctctgtcatgctcagcagtggcaagaaagTGACCACATGCCTCAGTAGCATAGCTAGCATCTTCCCATTCTCATGGAAGAGGCAGGTTGATCCAAGAGGATTATTCCCAGTGGGTTTGTTACGCTGTGCATCTAGTTTCTagggaagcaaatgaaatgtgagcgtagttctgggatgtctgatttctgtttttctctctgttactgattttctgGATCATTTAGCTATGcccctgttcatctgttcagatgcatctgagctacttttgcagattgtcatgcctggttgtagagacacttctccagagtgatgagTTTCCTTATTGTAAGACACACACATCCCGTATGAGGAGTCATTTAAACTTGGAAGCagtgtctctctttccccacaaagTAACGTGGCCTGTGTGTCTTAGAAGCCATCTGAAGATAGAGcagatgcatctcatccttggttttcctgCGTGAGCACTGGAAGAATGTGACTTGCAGATTGTTTCCCATAATGATTGTCATGAGATCCATGTTGTTCTTCACTTCAGAGCCTCATGATTTTCTAGCTTGAAATCACATCATTAGGAAAGCTCCCCAAGATGTTTGGCTCACAATTAACTGAAGGGATTATCAGAAACAGATCCTAATTTGACTTTGTTTTCCAGGGCAAAGTCTGCCACTGGTGGACGCCGCCTACACCGTGCAAGAGCCCAGGTCACATTACCTGCATCTGTGGAagaaagggagctgctccagaagctttaccATCTCCTGGAAGCCAAGGCGTTCCAGACACGGATGGAAGGAGTGGCACTCCTCCTAGACCTGTCCAAAACCAGACCCCAGCTGATCTCCACTAACATTGTCAAAGTATCTTCATTGCTCCTTTCATTTAGCTCCTTTCCCAAGCCTGCAGAagtaaagttaattcagtgtgtcttggcactatatcctggctgtttgggacagaCTGGCCCTTCTTATCCAGACAAATTAATTGAGCTCCAGGCTTCAGGACAAGTTATTTCAGTCCAGCTGTATTTTTCTGGCAGGTGCCTATTGCTGCTGTTCATCAGATGATggcagaattttctgctggtgtaACCTCTGCTGTCTCCTACTCCCAGTTGGGTTAAGTGGAGGGAATTGAGCCATTGAAGACATGGCAATTATTTTCTAGAGAAAAAATGGGTTTGCATGGGGAAGAGAAGTATCAGGCTGGGTTGgtttaaacaaaatgtttttaaaatgataCTTCTGTGAACTCCATCTTGTCTTGCACAGGTAAAACTCATTTCCATCCTCGTCCctattcctcttggtaaagatggtgctcacccttcttggggggccttcttttctctttggaaaggaagaaaacaaataaggacagatccatcccttctcctccctgtagctgcttttcccctttttccagaaaagtgTGCCTGATAATGTGgctgtcaagggactgaacctgctggaatgagagctgtacagcacattATATTTCACAAGTCCACCTGTTAGTCAGAGCAATGGTCTGGATCCTGGAAGAGTTCATCtgagccctgcccttctccagacacaggttctgagacagagaaaataaaacttagATCTCCTCCAGCCATAGTTTAGGCAATATCATAGCTGCCCTCAATACTTGAGGCAACTGTATAAAAAACTGGGCATTGTAAACATCTGCTTCCATACTTGTAAAGCAAAGGTAGTCTTTTGAATTAATAAATGGAATTGATTCAATGATTTATAGGATGAGAGAAACACCATAGGAATTTTTCTGTCCCCAcccaaacctcttaaaaacagatgaaaatctttcaagcagcatgaggttgtgcaaccattccagtgagtggcccacaggaaaacagtgaaattGTGCAAGCAAGGGCTGACCTGAGAGAAAGGATCACTTTCATCTTTTAGATTCCTGAGTGCTCATTTCTACATCGCTTCTTCAAAAAAGGTCATTTTAATCAAGCTTTCatgttgtttgttctcttcacagatttttgattattttggccTGAGAATCTGTGACACACataagaaagtgaagcagaaggcgcTGGAGGCGCTGGCAGAAATCATAGGACTCCTGCAGGATGCCATGAACCCATTGATGATCCGTTTGGTTGAAGGCATAACAAAGAACCTAAACTCAAAGGATCCCGGGGTTCATGCTGCAGCTATGACGGCTCTGGACCAATCTGTTGTGCATTTaggtaaggctgagccctggcatggactctcctcacctgtgtctctgtctctccgacacaagagaacgctgagtgccttggtagctgttgctgtctgtggaatgctccagctgacacccaccagaagctgtgcaggtgcagtccttatgcaccGTCCCCAGCTggctggaatgtgcagcagcatttcccaagagtcccaggagcccttggctctgtgctgctggtctgaagagcaagtcctgGACTAGAGCTTTGCTGCAATTCAGAGGCAAAGGGGTTTTGGAGTTTGCTTGGGCCCCGTCTGACTTGCCAaatgaacagctttgctgtAGGCATGAAGGGACACCGGCCCATCAGAgcttctgcacagcagccacctGGAAGGCTCTACATTATAGGCAGTAGCTGCCTGTTTTCcacctttcttctttgtcttcttttttcaaaggggaGCATAGAATTCATCAAGTTAATTTCTTTATAACACATGGGTCAAAATCCATCTGTCAATGATGCCTTGTTCCACACGTTGTTTTGCATGGGACAAGAAGGAAATGGCAAATACCTATAGAGGCAAGGGCAGCTGTAAATTTTTCTGCCACACAGATTGATGTCAGGTCTGAAAATGTCACACTGGGGGAATATGGCTGAACAATGGagtgttgaagaggcaggtcttCAAGGGGagtttccactttctccacctcagctgctctgcgaAGTCATGGACTGCCTGACTCAGTGCCTTTCTGTGTCCCAAGTATGGGCTTCTTCCTTTTGGCTCTGGGATGCAGAACCTTTTCATTGCTTCCATGTGACTGAACTCTCAAGGACCCTGATGTGAAATGTTTTAACATAGCTCCTGATAGAGCAGACAACTTTGGAtttacaaatgtgaaaggagagcttttcttttggcattttaaacactgacaagtaggctggaaggaaagaagaaaaggattcaaaaatcagcagaaatggactttattgtataaaatggggttgcccctgccctttccctcacCACTGTTCTCTCTCCTATGCCCTCAGAAGAGTGAACAGAAACgtgtgtttcacttgtagatGAAGTATCACTGATGAAAGAGCTCTGCCACCAATGGAGACAActgagtggccaagctctgctggatgtcacgGAGCGTATCACAGGTACGGCCTCCCCTTCTAAGCCAAGAGGTCTCCGagggagtatttacagggaATGCCAGTGAACAGACAGTAGAGTAGCTCCTCCAcatcaggaggtgctgagctctcaCTGGGGCCCTTCTCAAGTCCCATAGTGGCCAGTgtctttaattgcatttaaactcaaatgaagTCCCATTTTTGAATGGGTACCATAACCCTTTTCCTGCTTAGCCAAATTGGTTTTGGGTACTTTCAGGAGCTCTTTCAATGTTGATGACTGCTGGTGGATTAACAGCATAGAGGAAATGAAGTTTCTTCCACCACAGAATAGTAAATGGCTACTACATAACAGTTTGCCTGATCAGGAAACAAGACTGGTCTCCTGAGCATTTCAGGTTTTGATCTTTCAGCCAAATCTGCCATGCAAGGAGCCTGTTGGTAGTcactttttgtctgtgtttgatatagttcagttcagaaaatgagcagagagcagattcCAGAGGCAATCTGAGAAAATCCTTGTGTTTTGGCTAAATTTCAGTCCCCTATGTagcctttttctctctctatgCCCCTATTTCAGTGCacattttaagaagaaatgctattaaaatagcattttaatattgGAATTGGAAGGAGGGgaaatgtcattaaaatgtggagatgctCAAGTGACAGGGCAAATGCCAGGGCAATGGGTCTGGGTAATTCTCCAAGACACCCTGAGGTTTGAAACAGCTCTTTGTTGGAAGCCACAAaagcattctgccaaagacaCCAGCTAGTCTCTGGTGGTTCTCATCCAGCTGTCAAGTAGCAGccatctctggtgggctggagttttgGAGTGTGTTCTAATACTGCCCTTTGCTGTGGGCCATGgagcaaaggggagagccagatTAGACTTTTGGCCCTTGACATCAAAGTTACAAAAATGGAATAATTGCTTTTATTAGAAATCTCTCAATTGTCTCTCTAGGgtgcatttccaaatcttcTACGTGGGTTTAGACAACTTGTAAATGGAAATAGTAGGCAATTTGACGTTTCATTCATtgttcatgcagaaagaaattgtGCAATAATTGAGTAAAGGTACAAAGTCTGCCACAGGTACAAGGCTCTGGTTGGAGATATTAGTCCCGAGGGGTTGGTGGTTGTGTTTCAAGGATGATCAGCGGCTTTGCCCATTTCTGGGttgtggggctgtgtgtgctgtttcACTGATCTTGGCCCGAGAGGCTTCCAAGAGGCAAGAGCAGAGGTAGATCCCTGTTTGCATGGAGGCTGGTGGGTAAGCAGCTGTGTCGCTCTCCCGGCAGTGCTTGTGGAATGGGctcatgccaggagccctgaagCGGTCGAGCGCtacgccctgcccgtgctctggtcctgcctggagaacaaggcgctgccTGTGCGAAGCGCCAACGTCTGCGCTGTGGTCACCAAGCTGGCCTGTGCCCTCTGCGAGGCACTGGGCAGCCAGATCATTAAGTTTGCTGACAGCACACCTCCACACGTGCAGGAAAACCTCAACAGCCTTCTGGGCTGGTGAAGGTTTGATGTTCTCCAGAAAGCGGACAAATTTCTGAGCTGGACACCACCGGACGTGACTTTTCAGCTGTGCCAGAAATGACAAAATACTAAGgaagggtgtgcatctgcccccgCTCTGTTATCAGCATTGCCCTTCCTAGTCATGACATGGGGGGCCTGAAGCAACAGCAGACTGATGACGAGGTAAAGATGAAGTATGGATCAGCCTCAAGTGAACCCAGACTGAGGAAAAGGTGAAGACTAAGCATGGATCAGCCTGAAGCAACTGcagactgaggacaaggtgAAGACCAAGCATGGATCAGTCTCACACAGAGGtgtggtgggagctgggccgctctctgttgggaggaagggtcttgtggcagcccagagaggctgtgcacattggcagGGAACATTGGCTTGAATTACACAATGGCTGTACACattgtgccctgcatgtgccctgcaatgagctgtgctgctggcagtgccccgtggagctgtagggctgctcagctgtggggcagggagagcagcagcagggtgcatgtgcagctgagccatggctggagagcacagggctctgggctccctgctgtcccagggcagcccagaggccaggctgttcctgtggcagctctgtggaagtggggcagggttttcctctgGTCTGCTTCAAgttgcagccagcaggagcatgtttccctgtgcagctctttagaAATTTCCAAGGAATCTGTCCCATTAAATACGGAGCTTCAGATGCTTTAGGTTTGCATTCCAGGCTCTGTTAAACTTTGTGTCTCCACAGATACGACTGGCTACAGTCTTTCCAAGAAGTTTTCTCTGGACATTTCTGATACTCCCTTACCAAGAAAGTCCTTGCCTCCAGTCCAGAAATGCTCTTTCCTCCAAgatcaggaagaagctgccaaCTGTCCAAAGAATGtttcaagaataggatttaGGCTTTAGGATTATCAAGAATAGGATTCATTAAGAATAGGATTCATCAAGAAAAGTATTCATCAACAATAGGATTCATCAAGAATAGGATTCATCAACTATAGGATTCATCAACAATAGGATTTAGGATTTTGGAATAGGTTTAAGCTTCATAGTTGCAGATGTATCTATGTTCTgatagttttgaataaatgtgtttgattgtatatttaaattttgatgacatattttaattgtatatattttattttgatgatttaaaaaaacttaaatgaatcaattaaatttaaataaaccaaaagaaGAATGTGACACCAGGATCTCCTGGAGATTATGGGAGtgcagtgtctcaccacatcctttctTCACGGGgcctctcttcttcctcttttgccatgttttctttgtgtcacttgtgctgctgttttcaACTTGTCATGACAACAGGGCCACACATTGacatgtttgggggacaatggatcCAAAAGATCCTGTATGGTCAAAAGTTTTCTACCTAGATGAGTTCTGTGCTCACCAAaggcctgagcaaagaaacaaagagaagtgtgcccaaatgccaaagctttgctcctttgccatctcacacagagctggctcacaggtgtcttcaatcacaatttcataggtaagaagaggtcgtgtatttcactgggaaacgatgcactgctttggaaaagtcatCTGTATATAGATTTACCCAGGCCAGCAGTCCAACTTTGTTGTTTGCAACTTGTTTGCAGAAGGATGAGTGGACTGGGAGGCCAATAACGGGTGACAAGGTTTCCTCAAACCTAAAGTGCAGCCTGTGTgccattcagcccagagctgagggatcatttgttcccatggaccactgcctgccagggtaatgaattcctgcatagcTGGAACAAGCAATTCAGGATTCTGCTCCAGAATTGCTTGGTGGGCTGCATAATCATTGACAATACTCCCTATCCAGAAATTCTTTtgcagtttcctttcatagtcTTTTGAAGCTTTTAAAGTTCACATTTCAATTTGCTTTGCCTTAAGGGAAAACACTTCCTGGGCCCAATGCATACTGCAAGCTCttgacagcaaagtcctcatggTTGCCAGCTTGTGATGTTACAGAAGAAACTGCGTGTGAATGTGTTAATTAGGTTTTCTGATGGAAAAACTCTATGTCACgtggctgcatgtgtttgcttagctatgagtctagtcctggcctagtaaagcccaggcagggtggcatgttgcagggaaaacaagtccGTGTGCTTATGGGGTTGCCATCAGCAGCAGAGTGAACGTGTGCTTTGGGGCTTTCTCTGGAGACACAATTAGggacctgctccatgccacaatattctcttagatctttctaaaatattctaaaaagggcagtgaaacttcacatctccttgcaaAGCCACTGTTTGAATAGGGGCATTCttgtccctcctcaaagccATTGCTGTTGCagaccagaaacatgaacatccacaaACAGGAACAATGCGAggacctccagctgctgcttcagagcactgggaatgcagacctgggtattacTAATGTGAacacttaattagcatttcattcTCCTTCACAATATCCAGATCTCTGGGTTTTTagtttcagcagctgctggactggctctagggaagaacagtaaatgggaaacagcgactgccagccttgcaggggtgggggaaaacctggagtgtctgcgtcaaaagatgaatgggaagagtgtaaatgccaaagccaaagctttgtTAGGATAGCAGGATCAGTTCTTTACTGCATGCTTGCATGAAGGTCATGTGGGacctcctttttgtatctcATGTAAAAAAGGAGgtcttaataataccatgctacttaaaCCCACATTGTGATGTAGCTCTGTAGTGGTTCACAATGAAGCAGATTGcatgctttgtcactgccagccctggtgaccctgtGAGGGACTGTAGTGT of the Passer domesticus isolate bPasDom1 chromosome 9, bPasDom1.hap1, whole genome shotgun sequence genome contains:
- the LOC135307627 gene encoding TOG array regulator of axonemal microtubules protein 2-like; translation: MEKMGVTKLAGTPRAERLAQVAGTLAQDSHKDTRHYGQEMVKMLLSNQKFKKLLEQSLSTHDLEDILKRIKKKGMENQKAERPPVQEPVKKRNEGSKEPQATSPPSKRAKSATGGRRLHRARAQVTLPASVEERELLQKLYHLLEAKAFQTRMEGVALLLDLSKTRPQLISTNIVKIFDYFGLRICDTHKKVKQKALEALAEIIGLLQDAMNPLMIRLVEGITKNLNSKDPGVHAAAMTALDQSVVHLDEVSLMKELCHQWRQLSGQALLDVTERITVLVEWAHARSPEAVERYALPVLWSCLENKALPVRSANVCAVVTKLACALCEALGSQIIKFADSTPPHVQENLNSLLGW